Proteins encoded in a region of the Planococcus shixiaomingii genome:
- the mtnN gene encoding 5'-methylthioadenosine/S-adenosylhomocysteine nucleosidase, translated as MKIGVIGAMEEEVELLRAGLENAETKVIANCEFTSGTYKGQEVVLLKSGIGKVNAALSTTLLLHHFNPDVVINTGSAGGFDANLEVGAIVISDEVRYHDVDVTIFGYEMGQVPQMPAAFRSDQKLIDLAVEAVEEIGEHPYAVGLIATSDSFMNDPERVTKVREYFPSMKASEMEAAAVAQVCHQFSVPFVVIRALSDIAGKESNVSFEEFLPVAAKHSTEIVHNVIERLSMQA; from the coding sequence ATGAAAATCGGAGTAATCGGTGCAATGGAAGAAGAAGTGGAATTGTTAAGAGCAGGTCTTGAGAACGCTGAAACAAAGGTAATCGCCAATTGCGAATTTACTTCAGGTACATATAAAGGGCAGGAAGTTGTCTTGTTGAAGAGTGGAATCGGTAAAGTCAACGCCGCGTTGTCTACCACGCTTCTGCTGCATCATTTTAATCCGGATGTGGTCATCAACACTGGATCTGCAGGCGGCTTTGATGCCAACCTGGAAGTTGGCGCTATCGTCATTTCGGATGAAGTCCGCTACCACGATGTGGATGTGACGATTTTTGGCTATGAAATGGGGCAGGTGCCTCAAATGCCGGCAGCTTTCCGCTCTGATCAAAAACTGATTGATTTAGCAGTGGAAGCAGTGGAAGAAATCGGGGAACACCCGTATGCCGTAGGTTTGATTGCGACAAGCGATTCGTTTATGAATGATCCGGAACGGGTAACAAAAGTACGTGAATATTTCCCGTCGATGAAAGCGTCGGAAATGGAAGCTGCAGCTGTTGCGCAAGTATGCCATCAATTCAGCGTGCCTTTTGTTGTAATCCGCGCCTTATCTGATATTGCTGGTAAAGAATCTAATGTATCATTTGAGGAATTTTTGCCGGTTGCCGCCAAACACTCTACCGAAATTGTCCATAATGTAATTGAACGCCTTTCTATGCAGGCCTAA
- the greA gene encoding transcription elongation factor GreA, with translation MANEKQFPMTAAGKQKLEDELDFLKTVKRKEVVERIKVARSFGDLSENSEYDSAKEDQAFVEGRIAQLESMVRNAVIINEDETNKDIVRLGTTVTFVEIPSGDEESYTIVGSAEADPLEGRISNDSPIAKSMIGRSIGENVKVLTPGGEMEIKIVSIS, from the coding sequence ATGGCAAACGAAAAACAATTTCCAATGACAGCTGCAGGAAAGCAGAAATTGGAAGATGAACTGGACTTCTTAAAAACTGTAAAACGTAAAGAAGTCGTTGAACGCATTAAAGTTGCTCGCAGTTTCGGGGATTTATCCGAGAACTCTGAGTATGATTCCGCTAAAGAAGATCAGGCATTTGTAGAAGGGCGCATCGCTCAATTAGAATCGATGGTCCGCAATGCCGTAATCATAAATGAGGATGAAACCAATAAAGACATCGTTCGTTTAGGTACGACTGTAACATTTGTAGAGATTCCTAGCGGTGATGAAGAATCCTACACAATCGTCGGTTCTGCTGAAGCGGATCCTCTTGAAGGACGTATTTCAAACGATTCGCCAATTGCCAAAAGCATGATTGGCCGCTCAATCGGAGAAAACGTCAAGGTGTTGACACCGGGCGGAGAAATGGAAATCAAGATCGTTTCAATCTCCTAA
- a CDS encoding phosphatidylserine decarboxylase: MKKKFYQRTIELTNGPITSKMIRQFARSSTSRWMIPNYIKTYKIPVDDVENSLSSFPSLHDFFIRKLKEASRPLAPVPIVSPVDGKIEVAGDLHESIRFLVKNQHYSLTDLLGDRALSDTYKNGKYIVLYLSPADYHRIHSPADGKVIKQFVLGKKSYPVNQAGLMYGKSPLSSNYRLISELETEFGRMLVVKVGAMFINSIEMTNSKKIWKKGEEIGYFSFGSTVVLFFEENAIAFNEKVGNGSAIKVGEALGNMV, translated from the coding sequence GTGAAGAAAAAGTTTTATCAGAGAACAATTGAGCTGACAAATGGACCGATAACTTCGAAAATGATTCGCCAGTTCGCGCGGTCCAGCACCAGCCGTTGGATGATTCCAAACTATATTAAGACATACAAAATTCCAGTGGACGATGTCGAAAATTCATTGTCTTCTTTTCCTTCTCTTCACGATTTTTTTATTCGCAAACTTAAAGAAGCAAGCCGGCCATTAGCCCCGGTTCCGATTGTTTCCCCGGTAGACGGAAAGATAGAGGTCGCGGGGGATTTGCACGAAAGCATTCGTTTTCTCGTGAAAAACCAGCATTATTCGCTGACCGACCTGTTAGGTGATCGTGCCTTATCCGACACATACAAAAATGGGAAATATATCGTGCTTTATTTATCGCCAGCCGATTATCACCGGATTCATAGCCCGGCAGATGGAAAAGTGATTAAGCAGTTTGTGCTTGGCAAAAAATCGTATCCCGTCAATCAAGCTGGTTTGATGTACGGGAAATCTCCGCTCAGCAGCAACTATCGGTTGATTTCTGAACTGGAAACGGAATTCGGCCGCATGTTAGTCGTTAAAGTTGGAGCGATGTTCATCAATTCAATTGAGATGACTAACTCGAAAAAGATTTGGAAAAAGGGCGAGGAAATAGGTTATTTCAGTTTTGGTTCGACGGTTGTGCTGTTCTTTGAAGAGAATGCAATCGCTTTTAATGAAAAAGTAGGCAATGGCAGTGCAATCAAGGTGGGAGAAGCCCTGGGAAATATGGTATAA
- the udk gene encoding uridine kinase has protein sequence MSKNRPVVIGIAGGSGSGKTSVTNSIYEVFKENSVVVIEQDYYYKDQSDLAFEERLKTNYDHPLAFDTDLLIEHINTLLERKPIQKPVYNYAIHTRSEETVLIEPKDVIILEGILVLEDVRLRELMDIKLFVDTDADLRIIRRLLRDINERGRTIDSVIDQYLKVVRPMHNQFIEPTKRYADVIIPEGGQNEVAIDLMVTKIKTILE, from the coding sequence ATGTCTAAAAATCGTCCTGTAGTAATCGGAATAGCAGGTGGCTCGGGTTCAGGGAAAACGAGTGTCACAAATTCCATTTATGAAGTGTTTAAAGAAAACTCGGTAGTAGTCATCGAACAGGATTATTACTATAAAGACCAGAGCGATCTGGCTTTTGAAGAACGTTTGAAAACCAACTACGATCATCCATTGGCATTTGATACAGATTTGCTGATTGAGCATATCAACACGTTGTTGGAACGGAAACCGATCCAAAAACCGGTCTATAATTACGCGATCCATACACGCTCGGAAGAAACGGTGCTGATCGAACCAAAAGACGTCATCATCCTTGAAGGGATCTTGGTGCTTGAAGATGTGCGCCTTCGTGAATTGATGGACATTAAGCTGTTTGTCGACACCGATGCTGACTTACGCATTATCCGCCGATTGCTTCGCGACATCAATGAGCGCGGCCGGACCATCGATTCAGTCATTGACCAATATTTGAAAGTCGTCCGTCCGATGCACAACCAATTCATCGAACCGACAAAACGCTATGCGGATGTTATCATCCCGGAAGGCGGCCAAAATGAGGTCGCAATCGACCTAATGGTTACAAAAATTAAAACAATTCTTGAATAG
- the mltG gene encoding endolytic transglycosylase MltG has protein sequence MENQSKKEVMLERMKEKKQEVRVVRRIVFVIALILLLIIGIAGFRAYHFVSAALKPVDPDSEKVIDITVPIGSNLDSISELLEENGLVKDARVYKYYVKFNNQAEFQAGNYGLQPSMTLDEITESLKTGKVYREPLFTITFPEGLTIEEIAERVIAKKTKYTAEEFLAKMKDKEYIEELMAEHPELLKEDILDEDVRYPLEGYLYPATYPFYEEDPSMTLIVEQMLDATESNVMQYKAVLDDMEKSPHWLLTFASLLEEEATAQSDRQTIASVFYNRLEKDMPLQTDPTVIYAMGEHKKRLFNKDYEFEHPYSTYQNKGLPPGPIASPGLASIQAVIDPAKTDYEYFLADSTGKNHFAKTYEEHLKNKEKHIGN, from the coding sequence GTGGAGAATCAGTCGAAAAAAGAGGTTATGTTGGAACGGATGAAAGAAAAGAAACAAGAAGTGAGGGTGGTCCGGCGCATTGTATTTGTCATTGCTCTCATCTTACTCCTAATTATCGGCATTGCTGGCTTCCGTGCCTATCATTTTGTTTCTGCAGCTTTAAAGCCGGTAGATCCGGATTCCGAGAAAGTCATTGACATCACCGTGCCGATCGGCTCAAATTTAGACAGCATTTCTGAATTGCTGGAAGAAAACGGTTTGGTGAAAGATGCGCGTGTTTATAAGTATTACGTGAAGTTCAACAACCAGGCGGAATTCCAAGCCGGGAATTACGGTCTCCAGCCGTCCATGACATTGGACGAAATTACAGAAAGCTTGAAAACCGGAAAAGTTTACCGTGAACCTTTGTTTACCATCACCTTCCCTGAAGGTCTGACAATCGAAGAAATTGCGGAACGCGTAATCGCCAAAAAAACCAAGTATACCGCTGAAGAGTTCCTTGCAAAAATGAAGGACAAAGAGTACATCGAAGAATTGATGGCTGAACATCCTGAATTATTGAAAGAGGATATATTGGATGAAGATGTTCGGTATCCGCTCGAAGGCTATCTTTACCCTGCGACCTATCCGTTTTACGAAGAAGATCCTTCGATGACGCTGATCGTGGAGCAAATGCTGGATGCTACTGAGTCGAATGTCATGCAGTATAAAGCGGTATTGGACGACATGGAAAAATCGCCGCACTGGCTGCTGACTTTTGCTTCCCTGCTTGAAGAAGAAGCGACTGCCCAGTCAGATCGCCAAACAATTGCCAGCGTCTTTTACAACCGCTTGGAAAAAGATATGCCGCTACAGACGGATCCGACTGTCATTTATGCAATGGGCGAACACAAAAAACGGTTGTTCAACAAAGACTATGAATTTGAACATCCGTATAGCACATACCAGAACAAAGGGCTGCCGCCAGGGCCAATCGCATCTCCAGGACTGGCGTCCATCCAAGCTGTTATCGACCCGGCTAAAACCGATTATGAGTATTTCTTGGCTGACTCTACAGGCAAGAACCATTTCGCCAAAACCTACGAAGAACATTTGAAAAACAAAGAAAAGCATATCGGTAATTAA
- the ruvX gene encoding Holliday junction resolvase RuvX: protein MRTMGLDVGSKTIGVAISDAFGWTAQGVETVKINEAIEDYGFERLGELIKQYEVTEVVVGYPKNMNNTIGPRAEASEKFAALLKEAYAIPVVLWDERLTTSAAEKMLISADVSRKNRKKVIDKMAAAMILQGYLDFKK from the coding sequence ATGCGAACAATGGGTCTTGATGTAGGATCGAAAACGATCGGCGTTGCGATCAGTGACGCTTTTGGGTGGACTGCCCAAGGCGTCGAAACTGTCAAAATCAACGAAGCGATAGAAGACTACGGATTTGAACGCCTTGGTGAACTGATCAAACAATACGAAGTCACTGAAGTGGTGGTCGGCTATCCGAAAAACATGAATAATACGATCGGCCCACGAGCTGAGGCATCAGAAAAATTTGCAGCTTTGCTAAAAGAAGCGTATGCTATACCGGTAGTCTTATGGGATGAACGGCTTACAACGTCTGCTGCAGAGAAGATGTTGATCTCAGCGGACGTCAGTCGGAAAAACCGCAAAAAAGTGATCGACAAGATGGCTGCGGCCATGATCTTGCAAGGCTATCTTGATTTTAAAAAATAA
- a CDS encoding IreB family regulatory phosphoprotein, whose product MSSFDQTMKFNSPDESMEQEVKHVMLQVHGSLEEKGYNPINQIVGYLLSGDPAYIPRHQDARNMIRKLERDEILEELVKFYIKKNNEE is encoded by the coding sequence GTGAGTTCATTTGACCAAACTATGAAATTCAATTCACCTGATGAATCAATGGAGCAAGAAGTAAAGCACGTAATGCTTCAAGTTCATGGTTCACTGGAAGAAAAAGGCTATAATCCGATCAACCAAATTGTCGGATATTTACTCTCAGGTGATCCGGCTTATATTCCTCGCCATCAAGATGCACGAAATATGATTCGCAAACTGGAACGGGATGAAATTCTCGAGGAGCTTGTGAAATTTTATATCAAAAAGAATAATGAGGAATAA
- a CDS encoding O-methyltransferase, which translates to MTNEHVAATLQSIKTYAEQHHVPIMEDQGIEFLLQLLRDQKPATLLEIGSAIGFSAIKAAEALPDCQIDTIERDDERYDKAVEFIGKAGLKQQIRIFHADALEFNVDELNHSYDAIFIDAAKGQYDRFFEKYGPLLAVGGILYCDNMKMHGMAEQDLTEVPRRKRTMIRNIKQFKEKMMGHPDFDTELLEAGDGIMVCKKKNIV; encoded by the coding sequence ATGACGAATGAACACGTAGCTGCAACACTGCAGTCGATTAAAACCTATGCCGAACAGCATCATGTCCCGATCATGGAAGATCAGGGCATTGAATTTCTTCTGCAACTATTGCGGGACCAAAAGCCGGCAACTCTATTGGAAATTGGTTCCGCCATTGGTTTTTCTGCGATAAAAGCGGCAGAAGCGTTGCCGGATTGCCAAATAGATACGATTGAACGGGATGATGAACGGTACGATAAGGCAGTAGAATTTATTGGAAAAGCGGGTCTCAAACAGCAAATCCGGATTTTTCACGCCGATGCACTCGAGTTTAATGTCGATGAATTGAATCATTCCTATGATGCAATTTTTATCGATGCCGCAAAAGGCCAATACGACCGCTTTTTTGAAAAATATGGCCCGTTGCTGGCTGTTGGCGGTATTTTATACTGTGACAATATGAAAATGCACGGAATGGCGGAGCAAGACCTGACAGAAGTGCCAAGACGGAAACGGACGATGATCCGCAACATTAAGCAATTCAAAGAAAAAATGATGGGCCATCCCGACTTTGACACAGAGCTATTAGAGGCTGGCGATGGCATTATGGTGTGCAAAAAGAAAAACATAGTATAA
- a CDS encoding YqeG family HAD IIIA-type phosphatase, protein MYKNFIPSQFVKKVSDIKPEQLLEKNIKGIITDLDNTLVEWDRPDATPLLIEWLKSMKDAGIQVVIVSNNSEMRVKSFADPLEIPFIYQARKPMGRAFRKALKIMEVKRENVVVIGDQMLTDIFGGNLNKLHTILVLPVAKSDGFFTRINRVVERRIMKRLKEKGQLMWEEEN, encoded by the coding sequence ATGTACAAAAATTTTATACCAAGCCAGTTCGTTAAAAAAGTATCTGATATTAAACCAGAACAGTTACTGGAGAAAAATATCAAAGGCATTATTACGGATCTGGACAATACGCTCGTGGAATGGGACCGGCCAGATGCCACTCCTTTATTGATCGAGTGGTTGAAGTCGATGAAAGACGCCGGAATTCAAGTGGTTATCGTATCGAACAACAGTGAAATGCGGGTCAAATCGTTTGCCGATCCACTGGAAATTCCTTTTATCTACCAAGCTCGAAAACCGATGGGCCGGGCTTTCCGGAAGGCGCTTAAGATCATGGAAGTGAAAAGGGAAAATGTAGTGGTCATCGGTGACCAAATGCTGACGGATATATTCGGCGGCAATCTGAATAAACTGCATACGATACTGGTATTGCCTGTTGCAAAAAGCGATGGCTTTTTCACGCGCATCAATCGGGTAGTCGAACGCAGAATTATGAAACGGTTAAAAGAAAAAGGGCAATTAATGTGGGAGGAAGAAAATTGA
- the alaS gene encoding alanine--tRNA ligase codes for MKTMTAAEIRKMYLDFFKEKGHDQEPSAPLVPFEDPSLLWINSGVATLKKYFDGRIIPDNPRIVNAQKSIRTNDIENVGKTARHHTFFEMLGNFSIGEYFKKEAIHWAWEFLTDDKWIGFDPEKLSVTIHPEDEEAYAIWLNEVGVPAERIIRLEGNFWDIGEGPSGPNSEIFYDRGESYGNDLSDPELYPGGENDRYLEIWNLVFSQFNHNPDHTYTPLPKQNIDTGMGLERITSVVQDVPTNYDTDLFMPIIKKTEEISGKKYGEDSEADMAFKVIADHVRTVAFAIGDGALPSNEGRGYVLRRLLRRAVRFAKKLGIEKPFMYQLVPIVGEIMVDFYPEVKDKQDFIIRVMKLEEERFHETLHDGLEILSEVVSRQKEAGKTEIPGEDAFRLYDTYGFPIELTEEYAEEEGMAVDYAGFEAAMKAQRDRARSARQNVNSMQSQSEVLGNIKEPSKFVGYTNTVADALVAVIIKDGELAESAQEGEEVQVILDQTPFYAESGGQIADRGTLSNDLVQAMVLDVKKAPNGQNLHKVRIESGELTKAAVHAQVDASQRRHTVKNHTATHLMHQALKDVLGTHVNQAGSYVGPDRLRFDFSHFGGVTKEELEQIEQIVNEKVWSGIPVQTGYHNLQEAKDMGAMALFGEKYGDIVRVVEIGDYSLELCGGVHVANTAEIGLFKIVSESGIGAGIRRIEAVTGKGAYENLKESEATLEQAAALMKSSPKDLVQKVQAFQQDMKGLQRENESLMAKISNAQSGEILEKARQVGDITVLSVKVEAKDNNQLRQMMDDLKPKFEKAVIVLGATDGEKVMLVAGVTKDLIGGNYHAGQIVKHVAEQCGGKGGGRPDMAMAGAKHPEKLEAALESVYTLLK; via the coding sequence GACAGCTGCAGAAATCAGAAAAATGTATTTGGATTTCTTTAAGGAAAAAGGCCACGACCAGGAACCAAGCGCACCGCTTGTGCCGTTTGAAGATCCGTCGCTGCTGTGGATCAACAGTGGGGTAGCGACGCTGAAAAAATATTTTGACGGGCGCATCATCCCGGACAATCCGCGCATCGTTAACGCGCAAAAATCAATCCGCACGAATGATATCGAAAATGTCGGGAAAACAGCTCGCCACCATACGTTTTTCGAAATGCTCGGAAACTTCTCGATCGGTGAATACTTCAAAAAAGAAGCAATCCACTGGGCGTGGGAATTCTTAACAGACGATAAGTGGATCGGGTTCGATCCTGAAAAATTGTCTGTAACTATCCACCCGGAAGACGAGGAAGCGTATGCAATCTGGTTGAACGAAGTTGGAGTTCCGGCAGAACGCATCATCCGTTTGGAAGGGAACTTCTGGGATATCGGAGAAGGCCCGAGCGGACCGAACTCTGAGATTTTCTATGACCGCGGCGAAAGCTACGGCAACGACCTAAGTGACCCGGAACTGTATCCAGGTGGAGAAAACGACCGTTATTTGGAAATCTGGAACTTGGTATTTTCCCAGTTTAACCACAATCCGGATCATACCTACACGCCGCTGCCAAAACAAAACATTGATACTGGCATGGGGCTAGAGCGCATCACGTCGGTTGTCCAAGACGTTCCAACCAATTACGATACGGATTTATTCATGCCGATCATCAAAAAAACAGAAGAAATTTCAGGCAAGAAGTACGGTGAAGACAGTGAAGCTGATATGGCTTTCAAAGTCATCGCTGACCACGTCCGAACAGTGGCATTCGCAATCGGCGACGGAGCATTGCCATCGAATGAAGGACGAGGATATGTGCTGCGCCGCCTGCTGCGCCGGGCTGTCCGTTTCGCGAAGAAACTGGGCATCGAAAAGCCGTTCATGTACCAATTGGTTCCGATTGTCGGAGAAATCATGGTCGACTTCTATCCGGAAGTGAAAGACAAGCAGGATTTCATTATCCGCGTCATGAAACTGGAAGAAGAACGTTTCCACGAAACGCTTCACGACGGTTTGGAAATTTTGTCGGAAGTTGTCTCCCGGCAAAAAGAAGCAGGCAAAACGGAAATTCCGGGTGAAGATGCATTCCGCTTGTACGACACTTACGGCTTCCCGATCGAATTAACTGAAGAGTATGCAGAAGAGGAAGGCATGGCTGTCGATTATGCTGGATTTGAAGCAGCTATGAAAGCGCAGCGCGATCGTGCGCGAAGCGCTCGCCAGAACGTCAACTCCATGCAAAGCCAGTCGGAAGTTCTTGGCAACATTAAAGAACCGAGCAAATTTGTCGGTTATACCAATACAGTAGCTGACGCACTTGTTGCAGTCATTATCAAAGACGGTGAATTGGCTGAAAGTGCACAAGAAGGCGAAGAGGTGCAGGTCATTTTGGATCAGACGCCATTTTATGCAGAAAGCGGCGGACAAATCGCTGACCGCGGGACCTTGTCGAATGATTTGGTTCAAGCGATGGTGCTTGATGTCAAAAAAGCGCCGAACGGCCAAAACTTGCATAAAGTCCGCATAGAATCAGGCGAATTGACTAAAGCGGCTGTCCACGCGCAAGTAGACGCTTCCCAGCGCCGTCATACGGTAAAAAACCATACAGCTACTCATCTTATGCACCAAGCGCTAAAAGACGTCTTAGGGACGCATGTTAACCAGGCAGGTTCTTATGTAGGTCCGGACCGTCTGCGTTTCGACTTCTCGCATTTCGGTGGAGTAACTAAAGAAGAACTCGAGCAAATTGAACAAATCGTCAACGAAAAAGTATGGAGCGGCATTCCGGTCCAAACAGGCTATCACAATTTGCAAGAAGCAAAAGACATGGGAGCGATGGCGTTGTTCGGCGAAAAATACGGTGATATCGTCCGTGTCGTTGAAATCGGCGACTATTCGTTAGAGCTGTGCGGCGGAGTCCATGTAGCCAATACTGCGGAAATCGGCTTGTTCAAAATTGTTTCGGAAAGCGGTATTGGAGCCGGCATTCGCCGCATTGAGGCTGTAACTGGCAAAGGCGCTTATGAAAACTTGAAGGAAAGTGAAGCAACGCTCGAACAGGCTGCAGCTTTGATGAAATCTTCTCCGAAAGATTTGGTGCAAAAAGTTCAGGCATTCCAACAGGACATGAAAGGCCTTCAGCGCGAAAACGAATCATTGATGGCGAAAATCTCCAATGCCCAGTCTGGCGAAATTTTGGAGAAAGCGCGTCAAGTGGGTGACATCACCGTATTGTCTGTTAAAGTGGAAGCGAAAGACAATAACCAACTGCGCCAGATGATGGACGACTTGAAGCCGAAATTCGAAAAAGCGGTAATCGTGCTCGGTGCGACAGACGGCGAGAAAGTCATGCTTGTAGCAGGTGTAACAAAAGATTTAATTGGCGGGAACTATCATGCTGGCCAAATCGTCAAACATGTAGCAGAACAGTGTGGGGGCAAAGGCGGCGGCCGTCCGGACATGGCGATGGCAGGCGCAAAACATCCGGAAAAACTGGAGGCGGCCCTTGAATCGGTCTACACTTTACTTAAATAA
- the pssA gene encoding CDP-diacylglycerol--serine O-phosphatidyltransferase, whose protein sequence is MLFIERMDHTIKKIRSQSANILTIGNMGFGGASLMAALNGSFSFSVLFIFIAAFLDRFDGIVARKFNQESELGKQLDSMSDIISFGVAPAILIYELVLRDFGITGMVFTVFYIASGAFRLARFNISESNGYFTGLPITAAGTVVTLSFFGLSIFPPVFYMFLFIICSLLMVSTFTLKKV, encoded by the coding sequence TTGTTATTTATAGAACGAATGGATCACACAATAAAAAAAATTAGGTCCCAATCTGCCAATATCCTGACTATCGGTAACATGGGTTTTGGCGGCGCCTCTCTAATGGCTGCGTTAAACGGATCTTTTAGCTTTAGTGTGCTCTTCATTTTTATTGCAGCTTTTCTTGACCGCTTCGATGGAATTGTCGCAAGGAAGTTCAATCAGGAGTCGGAACTCGGCAAACAGCTGGATTCGATGAGCGATATCATTTCTTTCGGCGTAGCGCCAGCCATTCTGATTTACGAGCTGGTTTTAAGGGATTTCGGCATAACTGGAATGGTTTTTACCGTATTTTACATAGCAAGTGGAGCTTTCCGTCTCGCTCGTTTCAATATTTCCGAATCGAACGGGTATTTCACTGGGTTGCCCATTACTGCTGCCGGAACTGTCGTCACTTTATCGTTTTTCGGGCTATCCATATTCCCGCCCGTCTTTTACATGTTTCTTTTCATTATCTGTTCACTATTGATGGTAAGCACTTTTACTCTAAAAAAAGTTTAA
- a CDS encoding YrrS family protein — MSTNDPQRYPSRLKKKKNRSNSILNGMIGLVFALIVITGAFIFLGDDNEKAQELETVQITTDSDEQASETDNGNEETNDADKAEQSEDASGKAEDEEKAAEDKEKEADEEKDKEKDEEGTVTVGGTITRAESKDPIVEETVINTSWEPVKTTQKGEHVSVYDKGSVDWKEKVKAITYATGLKEDNMYIMRLQNGGGPQKSVGVVQSKDQKEKYRVHLEWIDGEGWKPVKMDILKTLEGAY, encoded by the coding sequence ATGTCAACTAATGATCCACAACGTTACCCTTCTCGTTTGAAAAAGAAGAAAAACCGATCAAACTCAATTTTGAACGGGATGATCGGATTGGTTTTTGCATTGATCGTTATAACTGGTGCGTTTATTTTTCTTGGAGATGACAATGAGAAAGCGCAAGAGCTGGAAACAGTGCAGATAACTACGGACTCTGATGAACAAGCGAGCGAAACGGATAACGGCAACGAAGAAACAAACGATGCAGATAAGGCAGAGCAGTCCGAAGATGCTTCAGGAAAAGCTGAAGACGAGGAAAAAGCCGCTGAAGACAAGGAAAAAGAAGCAGATGAAGAAAAAGATAAAGAAAAAGATGAAGAAGGAACCGTGACGGTTGGCGGGACCATCACCCGTGCAGAATCGAAAGATCCGATCGTTGAAGAAACGGTCATCAATACGAGCTGGGAGCCTGTTAAAACAACTCAAAAAGGCGAACACGTTTCTGTTTATGATAAAGGTTCAGTAGACTGGAAAGAAAAAGTAAAAGCAATCACTTATGCTACCGGCCTAAAAGAAGACAATATGTATATTATGAGGCTTCAAAATGGAGGCGGACCCCAAAAATCAGTTGGGGTGGTCCAGTCGAAAGACCAAAAAGAAAAATATCGAGTCCATTTGGAATGGATTGACGGCGAAGGATGGAAACCTGTCAAAATGGATATTTTGAAAACGCTGGAAGGCGCCTATTAA
- a CDS encoding DUF1292 domain-containing protein yields the protein MEHGQEHITVVDENGNEQLFEVLFTFDSEEFGKSYVLYFPVGAEEDEEGEIEIHASSFTETADADSAVGGGELKPVETDEEWDMIEEMLNTFLDEEEENEEV from the coding sequence ATGGAACACGGACAAGAACACATTACAGTCGTTGATGAAAACGGCAACGAGCAGCTATTTGAAGTCTTATTCACATTCGACTCAGAAGAATTCGGAAAATCATATGTTTTGTATTTCCCGGTTGGCGCTGAAGAAGACGAAGAAGGCGAAATTGAAATTCATGCATCTTCCTTCACTGAAACTGCCGATGCAGATTCAGCAGTAGGCGGCGGAGAACTTAAGCCGGTTGAAACTGACGAAGAATGGGACATGATTGAAGAAATGCTGAACACGTTCCTTGACGAAGAAGAAGAAAACGAAGAAGTTTAA